CGAAGCCCTCGGCCCGCAGCTCCAGCCCGAACCGGCGCAGCGCGGCGACCTTGCCCGCGGCCGCGTTCTCCGGCAGGTAGACGATGCCGCGGCCGCCCAGCGTCGCCAGCGCGTTGCCGACGCCGAGCCCGTGGTTACCGGTCGACGCCGTCACCACACCGCGCTCGCGCTGCTCGTCGGTGAGGGTGAGGATCTTCGCCATCGACCCTCGCGCCTTGAACGACCCGGTGCGCTGCTGGTGCTCGCACTTGACCAGCACCTCCGCGCCGAGCTCCTCGCTGAACGCCTCGTAGCGCACCAGTGGCGTGACCGGCAGGTGCTCGCGCACCTTCGGCGCGACCCGCTCGGACCGGGCCGCGATCTCGGCCGGTGTCGGTGCTTCGGTCATTCGGATTCCCCTGTCTGGAAGGTGGTCAGCGGCCGGCGAGTACGGCGGTCGGCGTCGGGACGTCCGGCCGGTCCTCGGGCCCCGGGCCGTCGTACAGGTTCCAGGGCACCGGCTGGTAGCTGTTGCTGCACGGTAGGCCCGGTGTCAGCTGGTAGCTGCCGGTGGTCAGGTCGACCAGGCTGGACACGATCGTCTCGTTGCGGTCGAGCTCGTGCCGACGCGGATCGGAGTGCTCGCAGACGGCGTTCGGGTGACCGAAGTGGTCGCTCATCGTCGACTGGACGATCCGCGCGACCGCTTCCTCGCTGGTGCCGTCGATGCGGAGCTGCGCCAGCCCCTCCTCGACCCGCGGCAACCGGTACAGCGAGTCGATCGAGAACGGCTTGTAGCTGTCGTTGATCTGCTCGGGGACGAACGACTGGAAATGGTTGCCGTGCACCAGCAGTCCGTCGGTCGGGTACAACCAGCCGTTGCGGCCCGGCGTCGTCTCGATGTCGATCGCGAAGCCGTCCCGGTGCGTGAGCAGCAGGTTGCTGGACAGGCTCTGCTGCGCGTCGAAGATCACCTGCAGCGCGTCGTGGAAGTCCCAGCACTCCAGCACCGTACGACGGACGACCGTGCCCGGGATGCCCGCGCCCGGGCCGAACCCGGCGCCGAGCCCGTTGGCGTTGAGGGCGATCCCGGCCGAGTTCGCGCCGTGGCGGGCGACCTGGCCGGCCTCGACGTGACCGATGATCGTGGGCTTGCCGGGCTGCGTGATCCGCAGAACGACGACCGTGTCGGCGACGCCGGAGTACAGATCCCAGTTCTGGCCGGCGTACACGTGACCGAGCGGGTTGGCGGCCGGCAGCAGCGCGAACGACGTACAGCCGTCGTCGGTCTCGGTCCCGAACACGTCGCCGCGCAGCAGCTCGCCGCGCACGTTCAGCGTGAGGATCTCCTCGAGGCTGCGGTTCGCGCCGAGCGCGATCCCGCGCATCTCCTCCAGCAGGTCGGGCGCGAAGCCCTCGATCAGCGGCAGCCACTGCCTCGACCGGGCCACGACCTCCGCCCAGGGCAGGCCGGTCTTGCGCGCCACCGACGCGGAGTAGAAGGCGAGCGAGCGCTCGATCGGCGCGCGGGCGGCCTCGCCGTACTGCGTGCCCCGTTCCCGCGGGCCGGCCGCGGTGAGGTCGATGGTCAGCAACTGCGTCACGCGATTGACTCCATTCGTTACAGAATCTGGGATCACCGTAGTATCTATTACAGCACCTGGCAATGGCCTACCGACTGGCCACGGCTCCGCGGTCGCCGTCGGACAGGTGCGCGACGGTCACGCCGGTCTCGGTCAGCGTCCGGGTCACCGCGCGGCCGCCGTACACCCAGTAGATGGTCAGCTCGTCCTCGCCGACGTTGATGAAGTGGTGCGGTACGCCGGCCGGCACCCAGGTCGCGTCGCCGGCCTTCAGCTCGACCCGTTCACCGCCGATCACCGCGACCGCGCTACCGCGCAGGATCAGCACCGACTCCTCCACGTTGTGGGAGTGCAACGGGATCTGCGTGCCGGCCTTGAAGGTGGTCGTGCCGGTGGTGACGCCGTTGTGGGTGCTGTTCCAGCTTCCGACGTACGGCGTGGTGACGACTCCGTTGCCGCGGTCGAAGAGGTCTGTTTCGTCCGGCCTGATCACGAGGCACTCCGACTCCGGCGTGGTCGCGGGGCCGACCCAGACGGTCTTGGTGTTCATGAACTCGCGCATCCCGTGCGGGCCGAGCTCCCGGCCGTACCCGGAGCGCTTGATCCCGCCGAACGGCAACCGGGGGTCCGAGGCAACCATCCCGTTGACGAACACCGCACCCGCGTCGAGCTGCCGGCTGCACTGCTCGGCCTTGGCCGGATCGCTGGTCCACAGTGCGGCGCCGAGGCCGAACTCGGTCCGGTTCGCGAGCCGGATCGCCTCGTCGGCGGTCGCCGCGCGTGTGATCGCCGCGAGCGGACCGAACGTCTCCTCGTCGAACGCGGCCATCCCCGGTACGACGTGGTCGAGCACTGTCGGCTGGTAGTAATAGCCCTCGCGGTCGACCGGTTCGCCGCCGCGCAGCAGCTTGGCTCCGGCCTCGACCGACCGGCGGGTCTGCTCGTGCAGGGTGACGCGCAGGTCCGCGCGCGCCAGTGGGCCGATGGTGGTGGTGGCGTCGAGTGGATCGCCGACGACCAGGCGATCGGTCGCCGCGCAGAACGCGGCGACGAACTCGTCCGCGACCGGCTCCTCGACGATGAACCGCTTCGCGTTGACGCAACTCTGCCCGACGTTGGTGAACCGCGCCTTGACCGCGGTCTCGGCCGCAGCCTGCACATCGGCGTCCGCCAGGACGACGAACGGGTCGGAGCCGCCCAGCTCGAGCACCTGCTTCTTCAGCGCGGCGCCGGCCTGGGACGCGATGATCGTGCCGACCTCGGTCGACCCGGTGAAGGTGACGGCGGCGATTCGGTCGTCGGCGATCAACTCGGCGACCTTCGGCGTCTCGATCAGGAGGACCTGGACCAGGCCTTCCGGCGTACCGGCGGCGTGGATCACGGCGGCGATCGCGAGCGCGGACCGCGGGACGGAGTTGGCGTGCTTGAGCACGATTCCGTTGCCTGCAGCAAGGGCCGGGGCGGCGAACCGGAAGAACTGCCAGAACGGGTAGTTCCACGGCATCACCGCGAGCACGACGCCGAGCGGGTCGTAGACGATCCGGCTCTGGCTGGCGTTGCTGCGGACCGGCTCGTCGGCCAGGAAGCCGATCGCGTTCGTTGCGTAGTACTCGCAGGTGATCGCGCACTTCTCGATCTCGGCGCGCGCCTCGGTCAGCGGCTTGCCCATCTCCTGGGAGATCAGCAGGGCGAGGTCGTCGGCCTTGTCCCGCAGGGTCGTCGCGATGCGGCGGAGCAAGGCGGTGCGCTCGCTCGGCGCGGTCCCGCGGTATCTCTGCTGTGCTTCGACGGCCGCGGTCAGGCGCTCGTCGACCGACTGCTCGGAGTCGGGCTCGAACGTGGCCAACTGCTCGCCGGTGGCCGGGTTGACGGAACGGATCATCTCAGAGGTCTCCTGCCTTCAGACGCTGCAGCACGTAGGGCAGGACGCCGCCGTGCCGGTAGTACTCGGACTCCCGCGGGGTGTCCAGGCGGATCCGCAGCCGGTAGCGGCGGCCGCCGGACTCGACGGTCGCGAACCCGTCGTCGCCAAGGGTGATGTCGATCGGGTGCTCGCCGGTCAGGTCGTCGCCCTCACTGGCC
The Kribbella italica DNA segment above includes these coding regions:
- a CDS encoding aldehyde dehydrogenase family protein, whose amino-acid sequence is MIRSVNPATGEQLATFEPDSEQSVDERLTAAVEAQQRYRGTAPSERTALLRRIATTLRDKADDLALLISQEMGKPLTEARAEIEKCAITCEYYATNAIGFLADEPVRSNASQSRIVYDPLGVVLAVMPWNYPFWQFFRFAAPALAAGNGIVLKHANSVPRSALAIAAVIHAAGTPEGLVQVLLIETPKVAELIADDRIAAVTFTGSTEVGTIIASQAGAALKKQVLELGGSDPFVVLADADVQAAAETAVKARFTNVGQSCVNAKRFIVEEPVADEFVAAFCAATDRLVVGDPLDATTTIGPLARADLRVTLHEQTRRSVEAGAKLLRGGEPVDREGYYYQPTVLDHVVPGMAAFDEETFGPLAAITRAATADEAIRLANRTEFGLGAALWTSDPAKAEQCSRQLDAGAVFVNGMVASDPRLPFGGIKRSGYGRELGPHGMREFMNTKTVWVGPATTPESECLVIRPDETDLFDRGNGVVTTPYVGSWNSTHNGVTTGTTTFKAGTQIPLHSHNVEESVLILRGSAVAVIGGERVELKAGDATWVPAGVPHHFINVGEDELTIYWVYGGRAVTRTLTETGVTVAHLSDGDRGAVASR
- a CDS encoding C45 family autoproteolytic acyltransferase/hydolase translates to MTQLLTIDLTAAGPRERGTQYGEAARAPIERSLAFYSASVARKTGLPWAEVVARSRQWLPLIEGFAPDLLEEMRGIALGANRSLEEILTLNVRGELLRGDVFGTETDDGCTSFALLPAANPLGHVYAGQNWDLYSGVADTVVVLRITQPGKPTIIGHVEAGQVARHGANSAGIALNANGLGAGFGPGAGIPGTVVRRTVLECWDFHDALQVIFDAQQSLSSNLLLTHRDGFAIDIETTPGRNGWLYPTDGLLVHGNHFQSFVPEQINDSYKPFSIDSLYRLPRVEEGLAQLRIDGTSEEAVARIVQSTMSDHFGHPNAVCEHSDPRRHELDRNETIVSSLVDLTTGSYQLTPGLPCSNSYQPVPWNLYDGPGPEDRPDVPTPTAVLAGR